A DNA window from Helianthus annuus cultivar XRQ/B chromosome 15, HanXRQr2.0-SUNRISE, whole genome shotgun sequence contains the following coding sequences:
- the LOC110892990 gene encoding uncharacterized protein LOC110892990: MARRTVYDQATTGFAGGNSLITLPNIPNDRSWQIPSYIMTAITNSCQFHGRDDEDAPAHINRITHLCSTFSIEGVNLDARYLQVFPFSLAGRAAVWFDSQPAGTFTTWAGLRDAFLAKYFPPAKHGLSDWALVEKLYNGLTPEIRARFDTSAGGQLIGKKTVAECNDLFESFAHSDMDYSTTSRTSIPVRTTSACRGVNQVILDPSVAVVVENLRQELRQEMRQELSEIKKKVDRCEVCRGGHDTIDCPTLTLEQVEYITGQSRGPTNPFNNSNSSWRGNGNASGYRSSGNPPGFPSGQYQSRGPGIYTSSGSGQFSGSGSSGQFASGGSTQESQGSGKAPEGSLSRLEEMFAQMMTQNQAFVKSQEQTNKNHELQLKSQQAALLDLQRTVCGLAKKLQEHPPGQFSGNTVTNPANHSAKAITTRSGKSLGEVVRERELRRRRKRMKSMRRSRWRLQARCTRG; the protein is encoded by the exons ATGGCCCGTAGGACAGTTTACGATCAGGCGACCACCGGTTTCGCCGGTGGGAATTCCCTCATCACCCTTCCGAACATCCCGAACGATCGGTCCTGGCAGATTCCATCCTACATTATGACCGCCATCACAAATTCTTGCCAGTTCCATGGTCGTGACGACGAGGATGCCCCCGCTCACATCAATCGCATCACTCATCTCTGCAGCACCTTCTCTATTGAGGGTGTCAATCTTGATGCTAGGTATCTTCAGGTTTTCCCGTTCTCACTCGCTGGACGCGCAGCTGTCTGGTTCGATTCCCAGCCCGCTGGCACCTTCACTACTTGGGCAGGTCTTCGCGATGCATTCTTAGCCAAGTATTTTCCGCCAGCTAAG CATGGTCTATCCGATTGGGCGTTAGTCGAGAAATTATACAATGGTCTTACTCCTGAGATTAGAGCTCGCTTCGATACTTCAGCAGGAGGTCAGCTTATAGGAAAGAAGACGGTGGCTGAGTGCAATGATTTGTTTGAGAGCTTTGCCCACTCTGATATGGACTACAGCACTACCAGCAGGACTTCCATTCCTGTGCGTACCACCTCGGCCTGTCGAGGGGTAAACCAAGTTATCTTGGATCCATCGGTAGCTGTTGTAGTCGAGAATTTGAGGCAGGAGTTGAGGCAGGAGATGAGGCAGGAGTTGAGCGAGATAAAGAAGAAAGTTGATAGGTGTGAGGTTTGTCGAGGAGGTCATGATACTATCGATTGTCCTACCCTTACTCTCGAGCAGGTGGAGTACATAACAGGTCAGTCTAGGGGTCCCACGAATCCGTTCAATAATTCCAACTCCAGCTGGCGCGGTAATGGTAATGCGAGTGGTTATCGTTCGTCTGGAAATCCTCCTGGATTTCCATCTGGTCAGTATCAGAGTAGAGGGCCCGGTATTTACACGAGTTCTGGTTCAGGGCAGTTTAGTGGGTCAGGTTCGAGTGGGCAGTTTGCTAGTGGAGGATCGACTCAGGAGAGTCAAGGTAGTGGAAAGGCTCCTGAGGGTAGTCTGAGCAGGTTGGAGGAGATGTTCGCTCAGATGATGACGCAGAATCAGGCGTTCGTTAAAAGTCAGGAGCAGACTAATAAAAATCACGAACTCCAGCTCAAGAGTCAGCAGGCCGCTCTTCTTGATCTTCAGAGAACAGTATGTGGGCTTGCTAAGAAGTTGCAGGAACATCCACCGGGTCAGTTTTCGGGAAACACTGTCACGAATCCCGCGAATCATTCAGCTAAGGCTATTACGACCCGCAGTGGAAAGAGCTTGGGAGAGgttgtgagagagagagagttgaggaggaggaggaagaggATGAAGTCGATGAGGAGATCgagatggaggctccaggcaaggTGCACACGAGGCTAG